The Aequorivita sublithincola DSM 14238 genome window below encodes:
- a CDS encoding TIGR03915 family putative DNA repair protein, producing MKTILKYDGTFEGLLSSIFYAYECKQFSISIEKRKIHEPNFFDDSVAIISDTSKAKRVWKGLSKKTSTQGKMKLYKAFLSEIPNVENLIFYIIRKSLSSTINIETDFSDPKILLLEKIVKKVNREKHRMDAFVRFRLTQDGIYFANVEPDFDVLPLNASHFKNRYADQKWLIYDLKRNYGIYYDLQKVETVVLELSTDLNYRNKTSFYFTPEEIHFQKLWHNYFKSSNIATRKNMKLHIKHIPKRYWKYLSEKNC from the coding sequence GTGAAAACAATTCTAAAATATGATGGCACTTTTGAAGGTTTGCTTTCCAGTATTTTTTATGCTTATGAATGTAAACAATTTTCAATTTCCATCGAAAAAAGAAAAATTCATGAGCCAAACTTTTTTGACGATTCTGTAGCAATTATCTCAGATACTTCAAAAGCAAAACGGGTATGGAAAGGCCTTTCAAAAAAAACATCTACTCAAGGAAAAATGAAGCTCTACAAAGCATTTTTAAGTGAGATTCCAAATGTTGAAAATCTAATTTTTTATATTATAAGAAAATCGCTGTCTTCTACTATAAATATTGAAACTGATTTTTCTGATCCCAAAATTTTGCTTTTAGAGAAGATAGTTAAGAAAGTAAATAGAGAAAAGCATAGAATGGATGCTTTTGTAAGATTCAGACTTACCCAAGACGGAATCTATTTTGCAAATGTTGAACCGGATTTTGACGTTTTGCCCTTAAATGCTTCTCATTTCAAAAATAGATATGCAGATCAAAAATGGTTGATTTATGATTTAAAAAGAAATTATGGAATATATTATGACCTTCAGAAAGTAGAAACTGTCGTTTTAGAGCTATCTACAGATTTAAATTATAGAAATAAGACCAGTTTTTACTTCACTCCAGAAGAAATTCACTTTCAAAAACTTTGGCATAATTACTTTAAGAGCAGCAATATAGCCACTCGAAAGAATATGAAGCTGCACATTAAACATATTCCAAAGCGGTATTGGAAATATTTGTCAGAAAAAAATTGTTGA
- a CDS encoding putative DNA modification/repair radical SAM protein, whose translation MNFERINEKLKVLADAAKYDVSCSSSGSNRKNTNKGLGDSSGMGICHSYTEDGRCVSLLKILLTNHCIFDCAYCVTRKSNDIKRAAFKVQEVVDLTINFYRRNYIEGLFLSSGIFKNADYTMERLIAVAKKLRLEENFNGYIHLKSIPGASDELMREAGLYADRLSVNIEIPTEKGLKLLAPEKDRKDFIKPMLKVKNEIIQYKNEKKLLKKVPIYAPAGQSTQMIVGASGESDAEIMYTSAYFYKSFNLKRVYYSGYVPISHDNRLPSIGTEVPLLRENRLYQTDWLLRFYGFDVRELLNKEFPNLESDIDPKLSWALRNLDQFPIDINKADMRMLLRVPGLGTKSVYKIMHARKYRKLNWENLKAIGASLNRAKYFIVCDSRSYESKDRTSAQIKGLILSNSSSKFSASISQQLNLFGDNNMLSA comes from the coding sequence ATGAATTTTGAAAGAATAAACGAAAAACTGAAAGTCCTCGCAGATGCAGCCAAATATGATGTTTCCTGTTCTTCTAGCGGCAGTAATAGAAAAAACACGAATAAAGGACTGGGCGATAGTAGCGGAATGGGCATTTGCCACAGTTATACTGAAGATGGAAGATGTGTTTCACTCTTAAAAATATTACTTACCAATCATTGTATTTTTGACTGCGCCTATTGTGTAACTCGAAAAAGCAACGATATAAAAAGAGCGGCATTTAAAGTACAAGAAGTGGTAGATTTAACTATTAATTTCTACCGAAGAAATTATATAGAAGGATTGTTTTTAAGTAGTGGCATCTTTAAAAATGCCGATTATACGATGGAGCGCCTTATTGCTGTTGCCAAAAAGTTACGATTGGAAGAAAATTTTAATGGGTATATCCATCTTAAATCTATTCCTGGGGCCAGTGACGAATTGATGCGGGAGGCAGGACTCTACGCAGACCGACTGTCTGTAAATATTGAGATTCCAACAGAAAAAGGTTTAAAACTTTTAGCACCAGAAAAGGATAGAAAAGATTTTATAAAACCTATGCTGAAGGTTAAAAATGAAATCATTCAATATAAAAATGAAAAAAAACTATTGAAAAAAGTGCCTATCTATGCTCCAGCAGGACAAAGCACGCAAATGATAGTTGGTGCTAGTGGAGAATCGGACGCCGAAATAATGTACACCTCTGCTTATTTCTATAAATCTTTCAACCTAAAGAGGGTTTATTATTCTGGATATGTACCCATTAGTCATGATAATAGGCTTCCATCAATTGGCACGGAAGTTCCGTTATTGCGAGAAAATAGGCTTTATCAAACAGACTGGTTGTTGCGTTTTTACGGTTTTGATGTTCGCGAGTTATTAAATAAGGAGTTTCCAAATCTAGAATCGGACATAGATCCAAAATTAAGTTGGGCACTTCGCAATTTAGATCAATTTCCTATTGACATTAATAAGGCCGATATGAGAATGCTACTCCGAGTGCCAGGTTTGGGCACCAAATCTGTTTATAAAATTATGCACGCACGTAAATATCGAAAACTAAACTGGGAAAACTTGAAAGCAATCGGCGCTTCTCTAAATAGGGCAAAATATTTTATAGTTTGCGATTCTAGAAGTTATGAGAGTAAAGACAGGACTTCCGCACAGATAAAAGGATTAATATTGTCTAACTCATCTTCTAAATTCTCAGCTTCAATTAGCCAGCAATTAAATTTGTTTGGCGATAATAACATGCTATCTGCGTGA
- a CDS encoding LexA family transcriptional regulator translates to MDSKLTIEAQRFKKIREELRHTQQSFAELLDIGATTADIERGKTKITGKIVMELMLQFNINPLWIYGKSFEKHIDTSKGDVSPKIITLDASGNDSILLVNQKAAAGYPNNIHDMGWYQTLPAFNIPLPEFRNASYRGFQVEGDSMLPSIKPNEWVLGRAVPSINEATDSKIYIVVLRDSVLVKKLQKVPNNPQAIRLISLNDEYLPIDVKVRDVQELWQVNSKLSFGVDEPSESNLLRQLQQSMDELKGQISSLK, encoded by the coding sequence ATGGATTCGAAACTAACTATTGAAGCACAGCGATTTAAAAAGATTCGCGAAGAACTGAGACACACTCAGCAATCATTTGCTGAACTTTTGGATATTGGAGCAACTACGGCAGATATTGAAAGAGGAAAGACCAAGATTACTGGAAAAATTGTGATGGAATTAATGTTGCAATTCAATATTAATCCGCTTTGGATTTATGGTAAAAGCTTTGAGAAGCATATAGATACTTCAAAAGGAGATGTAAGTCCGAAGATAATCACTCTTGATGCTTCGGGTAATGACAGTATTTTGCTGGTAAATCAAAAGGCCGCTGCTGGTTATCCAAACAATATTCATGATATGGGTTGGTACCAAACCTTGCCAGCTTTCAATATTCCGCTGCCAGAATTTAGAAATGCTTCCTATCGCGGTTTTCAAGTAGAAGGTGATAGCATGTTGCCCAGCATTAAGCCAAACGAATGGGTTTTGGGGCGCGCGGTGCCAAGCATCAATGAAGCTACAGATAGTAAAATATATATTGTGGTTTTAAGAGATTCGGTTTTGGTGAAAAAACTTCAAAAAGTTCCGAATAATCCCCAAGCGATTAGGCTTATTTCCTTAAATGACGAATATTTACCTATAGATGTTAAAGTGAGAGATGTTCAAGAACTTTGGCAAGTGAATAGTAAGTTGAGTTTTGGGGTTGATGAACCTTCTGAAAGTAATTTATTGCGACAACTTCAGCAATCTATGGATGAATTGAAAGGGCAAATAAGCAGTCTGAAATAA
- the hemL gene encoding glutamate-1-semialdehyde 2,1-aminomutase: protein MKYQRSSSLFAEAQKVIPGGVNSPVRAFKAVGGTPIFVEEAKGAYIYDVDGNKLIDYINSWGPMILGHAHEPVVNAVIEKAQKGTSFGMPTEIETEIAALAVAMVPNIEKIRFVNSGTEACMSAVRLARGYTGKDKIIKFAGCYHGHSDSFLIQAGSGAVTFGTPNSPGVTVGTAKDTLLANFNDLKNVEEVISANKNEIACIILEPVAGNMGCIPPTEGFLEGLRKLCDDNKILLIFDEVMTGFRLAAGGVQELFNVKADIVTFGKVIGGGLPVGAFAAKAETMDYLAPIGPVYQAGTLSGNPLAMAAGLAMLKELDENREIFNSINKKTEYLHKGLDEALTSENVKYTINRIGSMISIHFSEEPVFDFTSAAAANNENFKIFFHGMLDEGVYIAPSAFETWFICDALSYEDLDTTIAACKKVAKTLK, encoded by the coding sequence ATGAAATACCAAAGAAGCAGTTCCCTATTCGCAGAAGCCCAAAAAGTTATTCCAGGCGGTGTAAATTCACCAGTTCGCGCTTTTAAAGCCGTTGGCGGCACTCCAATTTTTGTTGAAGAAGCAAAAGGAGCTTATATATATGATGTGGATGGCAACAAACTTATAGACTATATAAATTCCTGGGGACCAATGATTTTAGGCCATGCCCACGAACCTGTAGTAAACGCAGTTATTGAGAAAGCACAAAAAGGTACTTCCTTTGGTATGCCAACGGAAATTGAAACAGAAATTGCAGCACTCGCAGTTGCTATGGTTCCAAATATTGAAAAAATACGTTTTGTAAATAGTGGTACTGAAGCTTGCATGAGCGCGGTACGTTTGGCAAGAGGTTATACTGGAAAGGATAAAATTATAAAATTTGCAGGTTGTTATCACGGTCATAGCGATTCTTTCCTAATCCAAGCAGGAAGCGGCGCAGTAACTTTTGGAACCCCAAACAGTCCTGGTGTTACAGTAGGAACTGCAAAAGACACATTGTTGGCGAACTTCAACGATTTAAAAAATGTGGAGGAAGTGATCTCTGCAAATAAAAACGAAATAGCCTGTATAATCCTTGAACCCGTTGCAGGAAATATGGGTTGTATTCCGCCAACCGAAGGTTTTTTAGAAGGTTTACGAAAGCTTTGCGACGACAACAAAATCCTTCTGATTTTTGATGAAGTAATGACTGGTTTCAGACTTGCCGCTGGTGGCGTGCAGGAATTGTTCAACGTTAAGGCCGATATAGTAACTTTCGGAAAGGTTATTGGCGGCGGATTACCGGTTGGTGCATTTGCTGCTAAAGCAGAAACAATGGATTATTTGGCTCCAATTGGCCCAGTGTATCAAGCTGGAACTTTAAGTGGAAACCCATTGGCGATGGCTGCTGGCTTAGCAATGTTGAAAGAATTGGATGAAAACAGAGAAATCTTTAACTCTATAAACAAAAAGACGGAATACCTTCATAAAGGTTTGGATGAAGCGCTAACTTCTGAAAACGTGAAATATACTATCAACCGTATTGGTTCGATGATTTCAATACATTTTTCTGAAGAACCTGTTTTCGATTTTACTTCCGCGGCAGCAGCAAACAATGAAAACTTCAAAATCTTCTTCCACGGAATGTTAGACGAAGGGGTTTACATTGCGCCTAGCGCTTTTGAAACTTGGTTTATTTGTGATGCTTTGAGTTATGAAGATTTAGATACTACAATTGCAGCTTGTAAAAAAGTTGCGAAAACCCTTAAATAG
- a CDS encoding glucosaminidase domain-containing protein has translation MIGRIFTLLLICTICFSSCKSKKTATKHRKNHKTERVVRVKQPIKEKDTKAEEPEVIEVPVNISYSERVANYIREYSDIAKEEMLQYGIPASITLAQGILESGAGAGELTRKANNHFGIKCHTGWEGESVYHDDDERGECFRKYKDPKYSYRDHSLFLTQRSRYQDLFKLKKDDYRGWAKGLRKAGYATDPRYPEKLIGIIERYNLETYDEQVLGKKSNSSNTDDSKINTYSVQAGDTLYSISRRFNLTVETLKDYNGLKSNEIAIGQLLYLHSVKNQ, from the coding sequence ATGATTGGCAGAATATTTACCCTTCTTCTTATATGTACTATTTGTTTTAGCAGTTGCAAATCAAAGAAAACTGCCACAAAACACAGAAAAAACCATAAAACCGAACGGGTTGTTAGGGTGAAACAACCTATAAAAGAAAAAGACACAAAAGCCGAAGAACCTGAAGTAATAGAAGTTCCTGTAAACATTTCTTATAGTGAACGCGTAGCAAATTATATTAGAGAATACAGCGATATTGCAAAGGAAGAAATGCTTCAATATGGAATTCCTGCAAGCATCACTTTGGCTCAAGGCATTTTAGAAAGTGGCGCTGGCGCGGGTGAACTTACCAGAAAAGCGAATAACCACTTCGGAATAAAATGTCACACTGGTTGGGAAGGTGAAAGCGTTTATCACGATGATGATGAACGCGGGGAATGTTTTAGAAAATATAAAGATCCAAAATATTCTTATAGAGATCATTCCTTATTTTTAACACAACGCAGTCGCTATCAAGATCTTTTTAAACTTAAGAAAGACGACTACAGAGGTTGGGCAAAAGGACTTAGGAAAGCAGGTTATGCAACCGACCCCAGGTATCCAGAAAAACTTATTGGCATCATAGAAAGGTATAATTTAGAGACATACGACGAGCAAGTTCTGGGTAAAAAATCGAATTCTTCAAATACTGATGACTCTAAAATAAATACATATTCTGTGCAAGCAGGCGATACGCTCTACAGTATTTCAAGACGTTTTAATCTTACTGTGGAAACTTTAAAAGATTATAACGGTTTAAAGAGTAATGAAATCGCTATCGGCCAATTGCTTTATCTACATTCCGTGAAAAATCAGTAA
- a CDS encoding 1-aminocyclopropane-1-carboxylate deaminase/D-cysteine desulfhydrase, which produces MNINSANVKSQLVKIDLSLFYCHGYSLFIQREDLLHPFVSGNKFRKLKYNLIEARKQKQNTLLTFGGAFSNHIAAVAAAGKEFGFKTIGIIRGEELINKVSENATLSFARDCGMELQFVSREAYRNKDEVGFINNLKQQLGDFYLLSEGGTNDFAVKGCEEILTEETNSFDYICVPVGTGGTMAGLIKASKENQQVLGFSALKGSFQSSEIAKYTSKTNFEITDNYCFGGYGKIDSDLIRFINEFKEKTNIPLDPVYTGKMMYGIMDLLKKGHFKENSRIFAVHTGGLQGIAGMNQKLIKKNLPIIE; this is translated from the coding sequence ATGAATATCAATTCAGCAAATGTAAAATCGCAACTAGTAAAAATTGATTTATCTCTTTTTTATTGTCACGGTTATTCTTTATTTATACAACGCGAAGATCTTTTGCATCCTTTTGTTTCAGGTAATAAATTCAGAAAACTGAAATACAATCTTATTGAAGCAAGAAAGCAGAAACAAAATACACTCCTCACTTTTGGAGGTGCTTTTTCAAACCATATTGCCGCAGTTGCAGCAGCCGGAAAAGAATTCGGTTTCAAAACCATCGGGATTATTCGAGGTGAGGAATTAATAAATAAAGTTTCAGAAAACGCTACCCTTTCCTTTGCTAGAGATTGTGGTATGGAGTTGCAATTCGTTTCTCGGGAAGCTTATCGAAATAAAGATGAAGTTGGATTCATCAATAATTTGAAACAACAATTAGGCGATTTCTATCTTTTATCCGAAGGCGGCACTAATGACTTTGCCGTAAAAGGCTGCGAAGAAATTTTAACTGAAGAAACCAATTCCTTCGATTATATATGTGTACCCGTAGGCACAGGCGGCACTATGGCTGGACTGATAAAAGCTTCAAAAGAAAACCAGCAAGTTCTTGGGTTTTCAGCTTTAAAAGGAAGTTTTCAATCTTCGGAAATAGCAAAATATACTTCAAAAACCAATTTCGAAATCACAGATAATTATTGTTTTGGCGGCTATGGCAAAATAGATTCGGATTTGATACGTTTCATAAATGAGTTTAAAGAAAAGACCAATATTCCACTAGATCCGGTTTACACTGGCAAAATGATGTATGGCATTATGGATCTTTTAAAAAAGGGGCATTTCAAAGAAAATAGCCGTATTTTCGCGGTTCATACCGGCGGTTTACAAGGCATAGCAGGAATGAACCAGAAATTGATAAAGAAAAACCTTCCTATAATTGAATAA
- a CDS encoding DUF6970 domain-containing protein — protein sequence MESDAANPIIEKVTATDAIFAEENKENVVIQTQIPQCISERIEEIKNGEKRNPPTIVTEYSVNEKKYYVIPPGCCDQYDYIIDENCKIVCSQGVGIDGKYKRTCGNILNYATTRVIWRDLR from the coding sequence ATGGAATCTGATGCAGCTAATCCGATTATTGAAAAAGTAACTGCAACCGACGCAATTTTTGCTGAAGAAAATAAGGAGAATGTTGTAATTCAAACTCAAATTCCTCAATGCATTTCCGAAAGAATAGAAGAAATTAAAAATGGGGAAAAAAGAAATCCGCCAACGATTGTTACAGAATATTCGGTTAATGAAAAAAAATATTATGTGATTCCCCCAGGCTGTTGTGATCAGTATGATTATATAATTGATGAAAATTGCAAAATAGTATGTAGTCAAGGAGTGGGTATTGATGGAAAATATAAAAGAACCTGTGGTAATATTTTGAATTATGCAACAACTAGAGTAATATGGCGAGATCTTAGATAA
- a CDS encoding FG-GAP repeat domain-containing protein: MKNKFNKNGRVKIAQSKNMKTTKHIKFIFILTIILLFNSNVFSQIGRNTSALLGEVTTADDCSAEHQAFNDDIMMFGRIAVSTQAFEECVREKVTNLYRKCNGDPFYDSSIEDQIQKVIEISRSLNNVHIKCTGGSGNASSSIGEYGRLTDESFSWGGWFSGVYDQLGKRTCDLAAGERPDTDNCRWADYPWPYSQAAGIVWHEVMHQQGYTHGANDQINALVNCGYAGDATWNFQVNTMPYIIGNCISDIIGQSGNACNLNDCDGSNQLQTITHYNGTECKCVNDPAKKGIGILKLDNNQLTDESVKSVNDWIGGWRIGIEDNLVASGDFNGDNIDDYIVTSGWGIGILTYNGIIWKPIVVQPNGSGFGGWNFNSRDNKIVGVGDFNGDGKDDFVITSNWGIGILTVNGSTLSALMIKPKDNWFNQWRYDASVNRGKDIIQGIGDFDNDNKDEILITSSWGIGILELRDNSLYSIVAKPNGTRFGSWNFNSADNKIKGVGDFNGDGKDDFVITSGWGIGILTVTGSTLSTLMIKPKDTWFNQWRYDASVNRGKDKIQGIGDFDNDNRDEILITSSWGIGVLELRDSSLYSIVAKPNGTRFGNWNFNTVDNKVKGVGDFNGDGKDDFVITSDWGIGILTISGSSFSALNIKPNGTLCGSWILDKKDNIAQIDNFAAGRNSKILVQKKN; the protein is encoded by the coding sequence ATGAAAAATAAATTTAACAAAAACGGAAGAGTTAAAATCGCTCAATCAAAAAATATGAAAACAACAAAACATATTAAGTTTATTTTCATCCTCACCATAATATTACTTTTTAACTCAAATGTATTTAGTCAGATTGGCCGCAATACTTCGGCATTGCTAGGTGAAGTTACAACGGCAGATGACTGTAGCGCAGAACATCAAGCTTTTAATGATGACATAATGATGTTCGGAAGAATTGCTGTATCTACACAAGCGTTTGAAGAATGTGTAAGGGAAAAAGTTACAAATCTATACCGTAAGTGTAATGGAGATCCGTTCTATGATTCTTCAATAGAAGATCAAATCCAAAAAGTTATTGAAATATCCAGAAGTCTTAACAATGTACATATAAAGTGTACAGGAGGTAGCGGAAATGCGAGTTCAAGTATAGGTGAATATGGAAGACTTACCGATGAATCATTTTCTTGGGGAGGATGGTTTTCAGGAGTATATGACCAACTTGGAAAAAGAACTTGCGATTTAGCTGCTGGGGAAAGACCAGATACAGACAATTGTCGATGGGCTGACTATCCCTGGCCCTATTCGCAAGCGGCAGGTATTGTGTGGCACGAAGTAATGCATCAACAAGGATATACACATGGCGCCAACGATCAAATAAATGCCTTAGTAAATTGTGGATATGCAGGAGATGCTACTTGGAATTTTCAGGTAAATACAATGCCCTATATTATTGGAAATTGTATTTCTGATATAATAGGTCAATCGGGAAATGCCTGTAATTTAAATGATTGCGACGGATCCAATCAACTTCAAACGATAACCCATTATAATGGGACCGAATGCAAATGTGTAAATGATCCAGCAAAAAAAGGTATTGGGATTCTTAAACTTGATAACAACCAATTAACAGACGAATCTGTAAAATCAGTCAATGATTGGATTGGGGGATGGCGAATAGGAATTGAAGATAATTTAGTAGCGAGCGGTGATTTTAATGGTGATAACATTGATGACTATATTGTTACAAGTGGTTGGGGAATAGGCATCTTAACTTATAATGGAATAATTTGGAAACCTATAGTTGTACAACCGAATGGGTCAGGATTTGGCGGTTGGAACTTTAATTCCAGAGACAATAAAATTGTGGGAGTGGGTGATTTTAATGGAGACGGCAAAGACGATTTTGTAATTACAAGCAACTGGGGTATTGGAATACTAACTGTAAATGGAAGTACTCTATCGGCATTAATGATAAAACCTAAGGATAATTGGTTTAACCAGTGGAGGTATGATGCCAGCGTAAATAGAGGAAAAGATATAATTCAAGGAATTGGTGATTTTGACAATGATAATAAGGATGAAATACTAATAACGAGTAGCTGGGGGATTGGAATATTGGAACTTAGAGATAATTCACTGTATTCCATCGTAGCTAAACCAAATGGTACTCGTTTTGGTAGTTGGAATTTTAATTCAGCAGATAACAAAATTAAAGGAGTTGGTGATTTTAATGGGGACGGAAAAGACGATTTTGTAATCACAAGTGGTTGGGGTATTGGAATACTAACGGTAACCGGAAGCACTTTATCAACTTTGATGATAAAACCTAAAGATACTTGGTTTAATCAATGGAGATATGATGCCAGCGTAAATAGAGGAAAAGACAAAATTCAAGGAATTGGTGATTTTGATAATGATAATAGGGATGAAATACTGATAACGAGTAGCTGGGGGATTGGAGTTTTGGAACTTAGAGATAGTTCATTGTACTCCATCGTAGCTAAACCAAATGGAACCCGTTTTGGTAACTGGAATTTTAATACAGTAGATAACAAAGTTAAAGGGGTGGGTGATTTTAATGGAGACGGAAAAGATGATTTTGTAATCACAAGTGATTGGGGAATAGGCATATTAACAATTTCTGGCTCATCATTTTCAGCTTTAAATATAAAACCAAACGGCACCCTTTGTGGAAGCTGGATTTTAGATAAAAAGGATAATATTGCCCAAATCGACAATTTTGCGGCAGGAAGAAATTCTAAGATTTTAGTTCAAAAAAAGAATTAA
- a CDS encoding OmpA family protein: MKTLKTLMICATLLGTTMMNAQFGKRLGKIAERAAERTVENRVDREASKSTDRALDTLIDGPKKSKKEQRRESKNKQKNGGNVIGGNSDTDNSSSTTITSQNSSSLEEMGENEVGFKRGNRIIFSDNFERDALGDFPANWNTNMGGEVKKLKGFNSKYLKVPAKSTVSVQLKKKLPKNFTVEFEIILPSDALIRHAGVGLGREPKNIDYLTSGFNNFDFDIYSSSEKQYAHNSDRFRYAANKLGANKISTNYEAPLNTPIKVAMEVQGRRIRIYLEGKKVVDLPTIFEDEYRNALYFTAITSGRIETQANYFYLSNVTIAETTTDERSQVLKELNEKGRFSTNAILFNTGSAYIKSGSEAILKEVGEVMQSVPDMRIMIVGHTDGDGDSNSNLKLSDERAKSVRAALVSQYGISIGRIQTDGKGETNPVADNSSENGKSQNRRVEFIKL, translated from the coding sequence ATGAAAACACTAAAAACCCTTATGATCTGTGCCACCCTTTTGGGCACAACTATGATGAACGCGCAATTCGGTAAGAGATTGGGCAAAATAGCCGAGCGCGCGGCAGAACGTACAGTGGAAAATCGCGTTGACAGAGAAGCTTCCAAAAGCACAGACCGGGCATTGGACACTTTAATAGATGGTCCTAAAAAATCCAAAAAAGAACAGCGGCGCGAAAGCAAAAACAAACAAAAAAACGGTGGTAATGTGATTGGTGGAAATTCAGATACCGATAATTCCTCTTCCACCACAATTACCAGTCAAAATTCTTCTAGCCTGGAAGAAATGGGTGAAAATGAAGTTGGTTTTAAACGCGGTAACCGTATTATTTTCAGCGATAACTTTGAGAGGGATGCCCTTGGCGATTTTCCAGCAAATTGGAATACCAATATGGGAGGTGAAGTAAAAAAACTAAAAGGGTTTAACAGTAAATATTTAAAAGTTCCTGCCAAAAGCACCGTAAGCGTGCAATTGAAAAAAAAGCTGCCCAAAAACTTTACGGTCGAGTTTGAGATTATTCTTCCGTCTGATGCATTAATTAGGCATGCAGGAGTTGGACTTGGCAGAGAGCCGAAGAACATAGATTACCTAACTTCAGGCTTTAACAATTTTGATTTCGATATCTATTCCTCATCAGAAAAACAATATGCTCATAATTCTGATCGATTCAGATATGCTGCCAACAAACTTGGCGCAAACAAAATTTCAACAAATTATGAGGCACCACTAAATACTCCAATAAAAGTGGCTATGGAAGTGCAGGGAAGACGGATACGTATTTATTTAGAAGGAAAAAAAGTAGTTGATTTACCAACGATATTTGAAGATGAATATCGCAATGCGCTATATTTCACTGCAATAACAAGTGGAAGAATCGAAACACAAGCTAACTATTTTTATCTCTCAAATGTAACAATAGCAGAAACCACTACAGATGAACGCAGCCAAGTTTTAAAAGAACTGAACGAAAAAGGAAGATTTTCCACAAACGCTATTCTTTTCAACACAGGATCAGCATACATCAAAAGTGGGAGTGAAGCTATTTTAAAAGAAGTGGGTGAGGTAATGCAGAGTGTGCCCGATATGCGCATAATGATAGTGGGCCATACTGATGGAGACGGTGATTCTAACAGCAACCTAAAACTTTCAGACGAGCGCGCAAAATCTGTAAGAGCAGCCTTAGTTAGCCAATATGGAATTTCAATAGGAAGAATACAAACAGACGGTAAAGGCGAAACAAATCCCGTGGCTGATAATTCTTCAGAAAATGGAAAGTCCCAAAACCGCAGGGTTGAATTTATAAAACTTTAA